In Nicotiana tabacum cultivar K326 chromosome 19, ASM71507v2, whole genome shotgun sequence, one DNA window encodes the following:
- the LOC107791189 gene encoding phosphoserine phosphatase, chloroplastic-like, which produces MDGLMSFQAQSVRAVSREQSSVPLPIFSPKITRVSVRPIGMVRKSKLFNSFVASVQPVEASAVTPFDNTLPSKEVLAVWQNVNAVCFDVDSTVCIDEGIDEFAEFCGAGKAVAEWTARAMNGSVSFEDALAARLSLINPSLSQLQDFLKRPPRLSPGIDLLVKKLKDKKKDVYLVSGGFRQMINPVASILGITLENIFANQMLFGSNGEFAGFDKNEPTSRSGGKPTAVQQIKKAHGYKSVVMIGDGATDLEARMPGGADLFICYGGVQLRESVAAKADWLVFNFKDLINSLE; this is translated from the exons ATGGATGGACTGATGAGTTTTCAAGCGCAATCTGTTCGTGCTGTCTCAAGAGAGCAAAGCTCGGTACCACTTCCTATATTTTCTCCAAAAATTACTAGAGTTTCTGTTCGGCCAATTGGAATGGTGAGAAAGTCCAAGTTGTTTAATTCATTTGTTGCTTCAGTTCAGCCCGTTGAAGCCTCTGCTGTTACCCCTTTTGACAATACATTACCATCTAAAG AGGTTCTTGCTGTTTGGCAAAATGTGAATGCTGTATGCTTTGATGTGGATAGCACTGTGTGCATAGACGAGGGCATAGATGAATTTGCAGAGTTTTGTGGGGCTGGAAAGGCTGTAGCAGAATGGACTGCTAG GGCAATGAATGGCTCTGTTTCTTTCGAAGATGCATTGGCAGCTCGTCTGTCTCTTATCAACCCTTCATTGTCCCAACTCCAGGATTTTCTTAAGAGACCTCCACG ACTTTCTCCTGGCATTGATCTATTGGTCAAAAAACTGAAGGATAAAAAGAAAGATGTTTATCTGGTCTCAGGCGGGTTTCGTCAAATGATCAAT CCTGTCGCATCGATCCTTGGTATAacacttgaaaatatttttgccAATCAAATGCTCTTTGGGAGTAATGGAGAATTTGCTGGGTTTGATAAAAATGAGCCAACTTCAAGGAGTGGTGGAAAACCTACTGCTGTTCAACAAATAAAAAAG GCTCATGGATACAAATCAGTAGTGATGATTGGTGATGGTGCCACTgatcttgag GCTCGTATGCCAGGTGGTGCGGACTTGTTTATTTGCTATGGAGGAGTTCAACTAAGAGAATCAGTTGCAGCTAAAGCTGATTGGCTGGTGTTTAATTTTAAGGACTTGATTAACTCATTGGAGTAA